In a single window of the Botrytis cinerea B05.10 chromosome 12, complete sequence genome:
- the Bcpat1 gene encoding Bcpat1 — translation MSFFGFDPSQAPHERGHNTAAPGFGQHADPFASLSGTGNDNEAFDFEDTYDGLGDQLQETGDDFNDDTFGGGAGDSIASKPVGNNFDFFGQTAKVSDAINEEQMRYTRQQPVVSRTTPAASSYSQPQTSRPARTGYERYQESEYVPDMQVDANLWGVAPKQAPKAATPPAAGTSAPSRKMMSLEEVEAAMRAQAKKPSQPQVSVQHQPMPPSQPQYQQPPPQQYQNFHQQAPQQQQQQFPIQVSAPPQSEQRQLPVEQQIHILQRPQVPVSQANVPSIPIQPAHMQNMNRFPNQPHGAQRGHHHPHASGNRHVITHPQQLVNLSEEERAAFLLEDAKRAKRNHKIFLLSKDNGLMTPQDKNFITRIQLQQLVTATGNPNEHGIDSSLSEDFYYQVHSQIRGGPRQNPHQPLSNFAQTYLFQTGNRHNNMRRQARGGDNHVQRMEQQVQRAVEAAKNKPKNKQLVIEGSLGKISFSNAKTPKPLLNIKRTDSNEPRPGNSPNPRKANLVSGSNRKSILTDIENVYSTLMELEDHERSKPRPLSHDEINPQIAGLNQDWNERQEFLNKQLWRNLRIHEPIGATTVHPFIAFLSFNKGKKAIPRVFRHIFDEQRATILTMIILHLDKLDVVRLAVPSPDGIPLSAETRENIDLFQVTVMSSLLGFLHDADFQITTGVLGLILNLNIDLIARTRIGLSLLTMILSRAEITKQAGDVDERGWNDWLSTHNAFFDALEPTLPEIFPGTVNTGEDVYVWQFLAAIGIGANPEQQQRLVMAVKDRVMETVGLAKTLPPAMSIQRLANVNLFMRSIGLDVELLA, via the exons ATGTCTTTCTTTGGCTTTGATCCCAGTCAAGCTCCTCACGAGAGGGGCCATAATACTGCTGCTCCTGGCTTTGGCCAACATGCGGATCCATTTGCAAGTCTTTCTGGCACAGGAAACGATAACGAGGC CTTCGATTTCGAGGATACATATGATGGTTTAGGAGATCAGCTTCAAGAAACCGGTGATGACTTCAATGACGATAcctttggtggtggtgcagGCGACTCTATTGCAAGCAAGCCAGTTGGAAATAACTTTGACTTTTTTGGGCAAACAGCAAAGGTCTCCGATGCTATCAATGAGGAACAAATGCGATACACCCGACAACAACCAGTAGTATCTAGGACAACTCCAGCCGCATCTTCATACTCTCAACCACAAACGTCAAGACCCGCCAGAACTGGCTATGAGAGATATCAAGAGTCGGAATATGTTCCTGATATGCAGGTGGATGCAAATCTGTGGGGTGTTGCTCCGAAACAAGCTCCAAAAGCCGCCACTCCTCCAGCTGCTGGTACATCTGCACCGAGCCGAAAAATGATGAGTttggaagaagttgaagcaGCCATGAGAGCTCAAGCTAAGAAGCCATCGCAACCTCAAGTATCTGTTCAGCACCAACCAATGCCACCATCTCAACCACAATATCAACAGCCCCCGcctcaacaatatcaaaatttccatcaacaagcgccacaacagcaacagcagcaatTCCCGATCCAAGTCAGTGCCCCGCCTCAATCGGAACAACGCCAGCTTCCTGTCGAGCAACAAATTCACATTTTGCAACGTCCCCAAGTTCCAGTCAGCCAGGCAAATGTCCCATCTATCCCAATCCAACCGGCACATATGCAAAACATGAACCGATTTCCCAACCAACCCCACGGTGCGCAACGTGGCCACCACCATCCACATGCTTCTGGAAATCGACATGTTATCACTCACCCACAACAATTGGTAAACTTATCCGAAGAAGAGAGGGCCGCATTCTTGTTGGAAGATGCCAAGAGAGCAAAGCGAAACCACAAGATATTTTTGTTGTCGAAGGACAATGGCTTGATGACGCCCCAAGACAAGAACTTTATCACCCGTATTCAATTACAACAATTGGTCACCGCTACTGGAAATCCAAACGAACATGGCATagattcttctctttctgaGGACTTCTATTATCAAGTTCACAGTCAGATCCGAGGTGGACCACGCCAAAACCCTCATCAACCTCTGAGTAACTTCGCACAGACATATCTTTTCCAAACCGGCAATCGTCACAATAACATGCGAAGACAAGCTCGTGGTGGCGACAATCATGTACAACGTATGGAACAGCAAGTGCAACGAGCTGTGGAGGCGGCAAAGAACAAGCCAAAGAACAAGCAATTGGTCATTGAAGGAAGTTTGGGAAAGATCTCATTCAGCAACGCAAAGACACCTAAGCCACTGTTGAATATCAAACGAACGGATAGCAATGAACCAAGACCCGGAAATTCACCCAACCCTCGCAAGGCTAACCTCGTCAGTGGTAGCAATAGAAAATCTATATTGACTGATATCGAGAATGTGTACAGCACATTAATGGAGCTAGAGGACCATGAACGCTCAAAACCTAGACCATTGAGTCATGATGAAATCAACCCACAAATTGCCGGTTTGAACCAAGATTGGAATGAACGACAAGAATTCCTCAACAAGCAATTATGGCGTAATCTGAGGATTCATGAACCAATTGGCGCAACAACTGTTCATCCTTTCATTGCCTTCCTTTCATTCAATAAGGGCAAAAAGGCAATTCCTCGAGTTTTCAGACATATCTTTGATGAACAGCGCGCTACTATCTTGACCATGATTATTCTTCACCTTGATAAACTTGATGTCGTTCGATTGGCTGTGCCTAGCCCTGACGGAATCCCACTCAGTGCTGAGACTCGTGAAAACATTGATCTCTTCCAAGTCACAGTCATGTCGAGTCTTCTTGGATTCCTCCACGATGCCGATTTCCAAATCACTACTGGTGTTTTGGGACTTATCCTTAATcttaatattgatttgattgcaCGTACTAGAATTGGTCTTAGTCTATTGACTATGATTCTTAGTCGGGCTGAGATCACCAAGCAAGCTGGGGATGTTGATGAGCGTGGGTGGAATGACTG GCTATCCACTCACAATGCATTCTTCGATGCCCTTGAGCCTACCCTCCCAGAGATCTTCCCTGGTACCGTCAACACTGGCGAAGATGTATACGTGTGGCAATTCCTTGCAGCCATTGGTATTGGTGCCAATCCTGAACAGCAACAACGTTTAGTTATGGCTGTCAAGGATCGTGTTATGGAAACTGTCGGGCTTGCAAAGACATTACCTCCAGCTATGTCTATCCAACGACTCGCAAATGTTAACCTCTTCATGCGTTCTATCGGATTGGATGTTGAGTTACTTGCATGA
- the Bcpat1 gene encoding Bcpat1, with amino-acid sequence MSFFGFDPSQAPHERGHNTAAPGFGQHADPFASLSGTGNDNEA; translated from the coding sequence ATGTCTTTCTTTGGCTTTGATCCCAGTCAAGCTCCTCACGAGAGGGGCCATAATACTGCTGCTCCTGGCTTTGGCCAACATGCGGATCCATTTGCAAGTCTTTCTGGCACAGGAAACGATAACGAGGCGTAA